From Bos javanicus breed banteng chromosome 5, ARS-OSU_banteng_1.0, whole genome shotgun sequence, the proteins below share one genomic window:
- the LOC133248874 gene encoding olfactory receptor 6C2-like, producing MRNHTVTTFILLGLTDDPRMKVLAFIFLFFTYMLSVAGNLTIIFLTLTDGHLRTAMYLFLQNFSFLEISFTTACIPRFLYNISTGNKAITYTACAIQVFFTYLFGITEFFLLATMSFDRYVAICKPLHYVTIMNNRVCHRLIISCWMAGLLIIIPPLSLGLNLEFCDSNVIDHFFCDAAPLLKISCSDTWFIERIILVCAALTFIMTLVCVILSYMYIIMTILRLSSSQQRKKAFSTCSSHIVVVSISYGSCIFIYIKPSAKKDMALNKGVSLLISSISPMLNPFIYTLRNKQVKEALQKFIKKIEFFLKK from the coding sequence ATGAGAAACCACACAGTAACAACATTCATCCTGCTGGGACTGACTGATGACCCACGAATGAAAGTTCTagctttcatctttctttttttcacctaCATGTTGAGTGTAGCTGGGAACCTGACCATTATCTTCCTCACCCTCACAGATGGCCATCTCAGGACAGCCATGTACTTGTTTCtccaaaatttctctttcttggaaaTCTCATTCACAACTGCCTGTATTCCCAGATTTCTGTACAATATATCAACTGGTAACAAGGCCATTACCTACACTGCTTGCGCTATTCAAGTATTTTTTACTTACCTTTTTGGGATAACGGAATTTTTTCTTCTGGCCACTATGTCCTTTGACCGCTATGTGGCTATCTGCAAACCCCTGCATTATGTAACCATCATGAATAACAGAGTCTGCCACAGGCTTATTATCAGCTGCTGGATGGCTGGTTTGTTAATCATCATTCCCCCACTTAGCCTGGGCCTCAATCTGGAATTCTGTGACTCTAATGTCATTGATCATTTTTTCTGTGATGCCGCTCCCCTTCTAAAGATATCATGCTCAGACACATGGTTCATAGAGAGAATTATTCTAGTGTGTGCTGCCTTGACTTTCATCATGACCCTCGTGTGTGTTATTCTGTCCTACATGTATATCATCATGACAATTCTAAGATTATCTTCTtctcagcaaaggaaaaaagcctTTTCAACCTGTTCTTCCCACATAGTTGTAGTTTCCATCAGTTATGGCAGCTGCATCTTCATCTATATCAAACCTTCAGCCAAGAAAGACATGGCTCTTAATAAAGGAGTCTCTCTTCTCATTTCTTCTATTTCACCAATGTTGAACCCATTTATTTATACTCTAAGAAATAAGCAAGTAAAGGAAGCTTTGCAGAAATTCATCAAAAAGATTGAATTCTTCTtaaagaagtaa